One part of the Hydrogenobacter sp. T-2 genome encodes these proteins:
- a CDS encoding Uma2 family endonuclease → MKVLEVITYADVEYLPKEGRYEVVEGRLLEMSPAGGWHSRAVAKITERLIRSLEDTKKGYVFAGELGLLIKKEPLTLRASDIAFYSKEKLSHIPKGFLHEPPDLVVEVIAEETSMEYFEEKLRDYINFGVGRMVFVDLIKRLVLVVDEERKIGVHSFEEEVEVYRGVKWEFSEILEVV, encoded by the coding sequence GTGAAGGTTTTGGAGGTAATAACATACGCTGATGTGGAATACCTGCCAAAGGAAGGCAGATACGAAGTGGTAGAAGGGAGGCTATTAGAAATGTCTCCAGCAGGAGGTTGGCACTCAAGGGCGGTAGCAAAGATAACAGAAAGGTTAATAAGGTCTCTTGAAGACACTAAGAAGGGCTATGTATTTGCAGGAGAGCTTGGACTTCTCATAAAGAAAGAGCCTCTGACCCTGAGGGCTTCCGATATAGCCTTCTATTCAAAGGAAAAGTTAAGCCACATTCCAAAGGGCTTTTTGCACGAACCACCAGACCTTGTGGTAGAGGTGATAGCAGAAGAGACTTCAATGGAATACTTTGAGGAAAAGTTAAGAGATTACATAAACTTTGGAGTAGGCAGAATGGTTTTTGTAGACCTCATTAAAAGGCTCGTCTTGGTGGTGGACGAAGAAAGAAAAATCGGTGTCCACTCCTTTGAGGAAGAGGTGGAAGTTTACAGGGGAGTTAAGTGGGAATTTTCAGAAATTTTGGAGGTAGTGTGA